ttttactgCCATTGCATGTGTTAAAGGTTTGGAGGTTAAAACACTCAAGTAATTTAACGGCTCtgaaaatatgttgatgaaaagGTGTGCTGCATATGTACGAGCCAGGAAGCAGTTGAGCATACATGAGGCACCAAACATCCTGACAATTGTTTTGAAGAGATTCCAGGTATCACTTGCATATTTGAGTATAATGATGTTCTTTCTGTTATTTGTTCAATCTACTTGCAGGAAGTCTATAATGTTGCCTGCCCCCGGTATTAAGTATACTTTATCTGTTGAGTCTTGGTATGATCACTGAATTTGTTTTAGGCAGcaatttacaaaattaattgtttCCAACCCACCTAGACTGTGTTGGTTTTGATCCCCTTTCTAGCACATCAACATTATTTATTCTCATGAATGAATGATTTTAATTGTCTGACTAATTTGCTTTGTTGATTGCTGGTTTTGCTTCACCAGGAGGGAAAATATGGGAAAATAAACAAATGTATCACATTTCCTGACATGCTGGATATGATCCCATTTATGACTGGAACGGGTGATGTCCCTCCTCTTTACATGCTTTATGCTGTTGTGGTACATTTGGATACCCTGAATGCATCTTTTTCTGGACATTACGTTGCATATGTAAAAGATTTGCGAGGCAGCTGGTTCAAGATAGATGACACTGAGGTACACCCATTTCCTTATTTCAGTTCCTTTTTGTAGTATTTGGTTCAtccatctttctttcatttttttaacaataactgcttgatgtttttgctttgttgcatatttgttttccggaaaaggtaaaaacatataattcaGAGTCATGTTTCATGGTTAACTTATCTACCTTGGTTCCATCTGCTGACCCAACTTTGAGATGATGGAGTTGGCTTAGTTTGGATTAGGGTCATGGGTTTGATGGAAAGTAGAAGAAGATCCCAGTCAAATGGAAGAGTGGAGATGTTTAAACTACAATCTTATAATAATTACTCCACAGTCAGGCTGCTATCTCAATTCCTTTGTATCTGTACAATATATGGTTTTAAGACTAACATGCATCTTATAGACATGATATTCTGGATTGGCTGTGCATCTAGCATGTCCAATGTGGCAAGAAATTAGAACTGCTATTTGTCTATCATCTAATTTATCGCCTGTCTGCAAAAATCAACCttcttcaattgtttttgttatttgcaTTGCAGGTTTAAAACTGTTCCctttaaggttatttttttttatctttccattTTTATATACAGCCCTACACAGCTGATGAAATTCATGAAAGTGGACTCTCCTTCCCTCTCTTCTGCCTGCATTTTTTCTTGCTCACATGGTTGCCCATCATATTGATATTAACTTTAACTAGatcaattacattttaaaattagggtgttttaattgtttccatAAGATTCTATATTGCAAATTGGGATTTCAATGATTTGGATCATACTTTCATAACAGGTTCATCCAGTATCAATGAGCCAGGTGATGTTGGAAGGAGCATACATCTTGTTTTACAAGAGGTAGATATTTGGGTTGAATCCACTACAATTACTTGGTCTCTTCTTTTCACGAATTCTACTGCTAGTTAATATGTTTACATTTGTCCATGCTTCCCTCAACTTCTTGCAAGTTTTTGTTTCTTAGGTCCTGTACTCGCCCTCAAAAGCTAATTTGTGAGAAACCTATTGGGCAACAAGCTCCTGTATCTTCAAGACACTGTACATCAAGAACTCAGAAACCTTCAAGACAAGGGCAGAGAAGATGCAGCAGCTACTGTGTTGGCCCAGAGGTTTCATTGGATCTCAAACCAGAAAATGGTTCTGGCCTTGCCAACTATGCTAATGGCATTCCAAGGAGGAGTGCAAGCAAAAATATCACACAGGTGATGGATTTCTCTGATGCTACCTCAAGTGATTGGTCCATTTTTACAAGCTCAGACGAGGCATCTTTCACAACCGAGAGCACCAGAGACTCTTTCAGTACTATAGATTGTGCTGATGCATGCAATGTAGATACGTTCTCCTCAATTTTCAATGATCTGTATGCTCCAGAATCATCTTACCGGAATACTATTTGCCGTAGAACATTTTCATATAGTAGGCCACAAACTAGGTTCATCTTGGAGACGGGCCATGTTTTGGATTCATACTCATCAACCCAACCTCCAGGGCATGGAAAGGAGAGAATTCCACACAGGTCTGTGATTCATCAACCCAATTCCTCACGGACAGTTTCTGCACCATGTCTGTAGGAAATGGGAGAATCACAAAGTATGGTCTCGTTTGATCTTCTGGCCATTGCAGAGACTATAGTGTGTAAATCCCTAATCATGACTAGTGACTTGGCTAGGTAGAAGCTGTACctcaaaatttttgttttcaatactTGGTTGATTGGGGCATGTGGATTGTTTTAGAGTCCCTAGGAAAGGaatattcttgttattattgaaaattGTAAAGTGCCAGCATATCCAGTGTCCCCgtttgttttagtttgttaGTATTTTTCTATAATCCTAATAGAAAACTAATTTTTCACTTGCTTGGCTCATATTATATTAGCTGAGAGTGAATCTGTGCCTGACAGTTGTTAGCCTGGTCAATATTTTTCTCAATCTAatttgatgtgcaatgaaataTGACTGACAGTTTTCTTTCCTGTTCTGGGACTGCTTTCCATCAGTTTTTATTTAGGATTTGGTTAGGTTGCCATCATTTGAATTTAAATGTTCATAATCAAACAAGCAAGGTGAGCTTCTCGTAGGCATTGTTAATAGTTCCTAGGAAATTCTGGTTTTGCAGAGCAAATTACTACGTTTCTATACTTGATGAAAGACACTGATCCTACCAAGAACTTGAATTAACAGAAACTGTTGCAAGAAACCTGTAGcagtttcaaaaatgtttttcttgttcAACTGGACTGCATACCTTAAAGCATGGAAGAACGACGGAAATTTCTCCTGCCATTCATGGAAGAACTTGAATATTGTAAACTGCTTGCTGCAAGCAGATATCAACTGACTTGAAAGTGGAATCAATTCCCGAGTCCTATGTCTGAATATTAATACGATTGTTGTTTCTAACTAGATATATGTGACTAGACGAACAGAGGgaattttattcaatatgaCAAGTAGCTGCTGCCTAGGATTTCTCACGAGGATATATTTATCTATTCTCGCACTACAGTGACCAACACAGTGATCGCCTCTTACATTACTAGCAGCTCGTCTTCCATGTAAAATTGCATCCATATCTCATTCACCCTGTTGTCAAATTCAAATGGAGAGTTGTACTGTGCAACAGTATAGACGGTGGTGGAATCAGGACGGCTTTTCTCAATGGCAGCAGCCCAAATGGTGTCAGCAAGACTAGCTTGCAAGGCAGCAGCTTCCTCTCCAACATTTGAGTCGGTGACAAATCCACTGAATTGCCTTACAGCTACATATGTCGGTTTCCATCTCTGAACATGGAGGCCTTTCGCCGGAGGTGGATTGGCTTGGTTCTCTTTTGGGACATAGAAACTGACAGTGAATGAGGATTCACAGAAGGGTCCATCACTGGGTGATACTTCAGTGATCACCGGAGCTGtcatctctattttttcttcatagcTATTCTTCCCTTGGATGTAGTCAAATAGCCTGCaagtaaagtaaaacaatttagCTCCAAAAGCATGATTTATATAATACTTACTTGCCTCGGAAGAGGGCTAGAAGCATTAAGAAATTGgtaattaataatcataaaaaaaccctaaccctctCGTTTAACTAGATAAAGGGCAAACCTCAAATTTACCATCCAACTATTAAAGTAGTTTCAATTACacactcaattttttattttttttaatcaattgtcacaaaaaagaattaaaaatgatGTGCTCCACGTGAcattaaaatctcaaatctcTCAATACATCTAATAAaatggttaaattgaaaaataaaaattctttaatcGTATAATCGATAGAGAAAAAAGTATTCTGGATGTATAATTAAGACAATCCtccatgagagagagagaggggattTGCGAGTTACCTTAAGAATCCAGTTCTGGTGGCATCAACAAGGGAGATATCTTGGATAGAAGAGGTGGACATCCAAACAGAAGAGTTATAGCGACGAATTTCATAGCCATTGCCAAGTTGAAGAACATCAAACACTGGGCATTCTATGCTGGTGCAAGCAGGTGGATATATCCCAACGCCGCTGCTCTTGGCCTCATCATGCCAGGAGCCAAAGCTTGCACTTGAGAGAAGGGTCAAGAGAAATGATAGCTTCAACATGCTAAAACCAGATATTTGTAGTAGCAGAAGGGATATTGAGAATTCAGCGCTCTGCCTCAAGAGGAAGATAAGAGGTATATCCacatatttataggattttgtGGGGAATAATTAATGAAGCCGTCATGTAAATTATCTAGCATTTGCAGCCACTGTAGAGAGTGGAGAGGTTGATTTACAAATTTGTTGGATAACAGCAGTGGCTATTATGAAAACACGTGTAACATTATCATCTTCATACAAGAAAGCAAATGGCAACCACAAATGCGGAGATTGGGATTGGCCACTCCAATTAATCGGATATCGGTGCTAGGGttgttttgaaaagtaattttttatttataaatatattaaaataattttttttatttttaaaatttatttttattttaatatatcaaaatgattaaaaaatataaaaatataataaatttaaataaaaaaattaaattttaataaatttatgtttggGTTGTACTCCAAAACAAGGCCATAATCTTGGATATTGTTTACCATTGCTTGAtagttataatttaatatattttaaaaaacaaattaacctcGAAAACAAACATGTCATCCTAATTGAGGTGAGATGATCGGAGACGGAATGTATAGGGTgcataatcaattattttatttcatatttttaattaataaatatttaattataaatcaaggaaagacaagATTGGTGGGACTtgcttttttcaatttttatgttttcggttcttaatcttatttttatatttgttgtttaaatattttttatttaattctttatatatttcttattttttatgattgttttttacttaaaaagtaTATTCCAAAGAATActctaaagttaacgaccaaAGAGCACCATGGAAGGATTAACGGTGTGAAAGGACTAGCAGTCAAGGGTTTGATTGAGAAATTTAAGAGATGAGAGATGCCTTTTAAAAGTCGATATTTACCCGGTTAAGTTGGGGATTTCCCATCTTTGCAGGgccaaataagtaataacaaGCATATCTAAACGACATATAAACAAACGCACAACTTAAGGCCACAtcgtcgtttttaaaacggcCAATcctaattcaaattaaaacccTAATTCCATTGcctgcctcctcctcctccttttcttcaGTGTCTTTTCTCTCGTCACTGGTATTTGAGATTTTTACGGATTTCACTTATCTATAAACtcccaattgttttttcttactaTAAACGAATATGAAGATTTATCAGTGTTTGTTTGCGTGCATTCTATCTTTGTTTGATACTCACTGAAGAGGACTCCACAATGCAATAGCTTTAGTATCGTGTCAGTCATAGAATCAATAGGTTTGATATGGAATTGCACTgacccaaaatttattttttcttcaaaacatgGTTTCTCTATATTAAAGCACGGTACTTCGTgaacagtttttattttttttatttttttgtattagatcaaaagtttaaataagGGACCATGAGGAAACAATTAATGCGGCTGATCCTAATCCATGCCAAATTGCAGACTGCCCAGCGTATTGCTGCAGGTGGTGGTTACATGGCTGGGTCAGCATTTGATGTTTGCCTTACTCATCTGAgtgtccttttattttgtttttttgtaaatgatGGGAAAACTTGATTTTGAGGTCGAAGTTGGCTTATTATGTTTCtgggtttttctttaattgaaatataaagaaatgGGCAGATTGGAAACTGATGAATAAAGCAGGTACTTATGATAGCTTGTCATATCTAGATGTTCTCCTGGTGCAGCATATATTGATGTTGTGCTGAGCTTCTATGATATGTCTACATGACTAAACCAATCATCTGCAACTGATTCCTTCTCCATATATGATATTTGAGTTTCAAGTTTACGAGACTAATTGCTTGTGTTGTTTAAAATTAGAGCAATTTTTTGATCTGTTTGCTAAGGAAGGCTATCTGTAGCAGATTGCTGGCTTCCTATCTGTAAAATGTCAGATTTTTAAGCAGTAGCTATTAGCTGGAAGTGTTAAAACCTTCAACTTGCATGCCGTCCAAATCTGTTGGATAgtgttcttgttgttctagaaaaGTTACAAAAGAATTTGATATAGTCGGTATCATATGGTTGGAAGTCAGTGATTACAAAGAGTCGATGTCATCCTTGAGAACCCAGGGTTGTGCATAGGAAAGGGGATAATTGGGAACTGCCTTGAGCTTTGAAACGGGGAGCATGTGAGATTGTTGGAATTACAAGTATGAATCACTGCAAACTAGATTCTAATATGAGATCGTATAAGCTTGATTTGCTAAATTTATCAGGTCCATAGATTAAGAATGGCAGATTAtgaccagaaaagaagaagaaaggaaattaAGAATAGCTTATTAACATGAAGTATATCAGAGTATTTATGATTACTGTTAATTCACTTTTATTTACAGTGTTTTTAAACGAGTGAGGTACCATCCATCGCTCTTCTAATCTCTTCAATTTTTGGTTTGGAGAGATGGCTAGATACCTTAACACGTGGATGAGGATTTACCAGTACATCCACCATGTCTGTTAAAATATGTCTGGCAGTGTGCTTGAGCTTATTGTGAatatttctttctgttttcaGGTATTAAATACACCTTTTATAGTTACGTACAAGGAACTGGTGGGTACTTTAGCcaccaaataattttaatgttgatGGAGAGTGGCAAGCAGAAATTTCCTCCGCTGATCACATTCTTGCCTGATCATTTCGCAATGAGGGAAGAGTTTCTTGAGGTTTGCTGATTCTCTCATTCAGCTGAATCTCAAGAAAGCCTTTCCTGTTCCATGTAATTCCATGTAATAAAGGCATCCTTTTATTTGTTGCTTTCACTTTTCAATCGTGTCTTCTTTTATGGAGAtatgttttctctctctattgtcgtccccccccccccccccccccccattttATACTCGTTTATTTGTTACCCATACATCTACTTCTCCAGAATGCAAGAACAACAACGTTTGTTCTCTCCAACGACGACTCcaaagaattttcttttcttttctttgtttttttctctctttgtacaTGAGTGTGGCCAATCTTATTATATCTAGTTCTCtgcttcatttcattttaaaataatctgaagATATCAAGGCATATCAAAGGTGAATGTGCAGTTCGTCTCTCCATGTCCTTTCTACTATTTCTGGTCAGTTGTGCTGTCTGTACTGCTATTATGTGTGCGGCGGATTGGAATGGGGACCTGCTAATGAAGGCAAAGGCAAAATGGTATTGTCTTCTGCAGTTATGGTTTTGTGAAGGATGCATAGAGGGATTGAAGGCATTTATGGCGAGCATGTTCCTCACAAGTTAGCATTTTCTGTAAGCTTTTGAATATCATACCCGGAGCCCTGTGctgttcaattttgtttttcaaactatgtATCAGTTTAAATTATATAGCCTTCATTGTTGATGCCTTAGCGTAAGAATCTCAAATCTTTATCTTTCTCTTGTGCGTTGCAAATTCGTTTTTGTTCTGAGGCTGTTTGTGGAATGAGCTCGGTTCACAGGCAAGTCAGTGACTGTGCAAAGTCCTGTTTGTTACTAGAACAACACTTCTTGGCGATCACTTTGAGAGGGGTTCGGTGATGATTCCCAGAGCAGTGACATGGTAAGACTTGGCCAAAGCACTGAAACAATGCATGAACACAAGCTCTTAAGTGGATGACTCAATTGagttttagaaaacaatacaacaCATATTTCCCTTGGCATTTTCTATATTTGCAGCAGCTGCACAACACAGAGAAATGGAAGGACAAAATGAAGAAGAACAGCAAAATCACCAGGACCATCTTCCAGATcttattgaattgatttttatcaaaggtTATGATACCAAGTCCCTCTGCTTATGCCTCTGAGCTTCCAATCTCTTCTCTTCCTTTGTTCCCCTGATCAAAACCTCCTAGGTCATCCAAAAACTCCTCCaggaatctcaaaaaaaaaaaaaaaaaagcatttcgAATTCCTCATATGCTATATCCTCTTCtgtgctctgttttttttctccagTGCTCTTCCTTGGTTTCCTTTTATGGCACAGAggtctttgttttgtgttttgttgctGGAAGTGTTGGCTTGCAAATCTCCTTTGCTGGTGCTTACGAATTGCATTTCTAGTGTTGGCATCTGGTTGGTCTTTGGTTTTGTTGGGTCTTTTTACTGGTTTTCTGTTGTTCTTCCAGACATTTCTACTTGGGTGATTTGGTTATGTTTTAGCCACTATCTTAGTGGTCTACTCTGTTTGTAATTTCTCTAaatttaaacaaagaaaaaaatgccaTTGTTCATGTGGAGGGCTGAGGCACGCATGGAAAGTTGTGTAGCGGAGGTAGCCTTGTAAatcttaggctccgtttgtttgcaggaaagtggtttccttttggaaagtgaattccggggatgAATTCCGAAAagtccgatgtttggtagtgttatggaaaatgaactggaaaacgtgtttggttgtgttatggaaaatgaactggaaaataatttaataatgaa
This genomic interval from Populus alba chromosome 1, ASM523922v2, whole genome shotgun sequence contains the following:
- the LOC118063568 gene encoding uncharacterized protein, producing the protein MLKLSFLLTLLSSASFGSWHDEAKSSGVGIYPPACTSIECPVFDVLQLGNGYEIRRYNSSVWMSTSSIQDISLVDATRTGFLRLFDYIQGKNSYEEKIEMTAPVITEVSPSDGPFCESSFTVSFYVPKENQANPPPAKGLHVQRWKPTYVAVRQFSGFVTDSNVGEEAAALQASLADTIWAAAIEKSRPDSTTVYTVAQYNSPFEFDNRVNEIWMQFYMEDELLVM